A part of Halobaculum sp. MBLA0143 genomic DNA contains:
- a CDS encoding nucleotidyltransferase domain-containing protein, whose amino-acid sequence MAESDGESEPIAGLERSISADETVLFAVAFGSQVDGDPTEGSDLDLAVKFVDELSASERFRQHCRLSGELQRDGWPFVDVVDVESLPLDVTHDAVGGRLLCGDSGAFESFERSVETEFAERREEIRTRRRRVIDRIAEERLRG is encoded by the coding sequence GTGGCCGAATCCGACGGGGAATCGGAGCCAATCGCCGGCTTAGAGCGGTCGATCAGTGCGGACGAGACGGTTCTGTTCGCGGTGGCGTTCGGCTCACAGGTCGACGGCGATCCGACAGAGGGCTCTGATCTCGACCTCGCGGTGAAGTTCGTCGACGAGCTCTCGGCGAGCGAGCGGTTCAGACAGCACTGCCGTCTCTCGGGTGAACTCCAGCGAGACGGTTGGCCGTTCGTCGATGTCGTGGACGTGGAGTCGTTGCCGCTCGACGTGACTCACGACGCGGTCGGCGGTCGTCTCCTCTGTGGAGACAGCGGAGCCTTCGAGTCGTTCGAGCGGTCGGTAGAGACGGAGTTTGCCGAGCGACGCGAGGAGATCCGGACGCGCCGGCGGCGCGTGATCGACCGGATCGCTGAGGAGAGACTGCGCGGCTGA